One genomic region from Methanonatronarchaeum thermophilum encodes:
- a CDS encoding helix-turn-helix domain-containing protein, translated as MNRGYKYCLYPSEQDKHELEKHLELCRQIYNHFPEELNPEENILGKGLTEVTPAETATSTDNKHQIQFCNVPASSVIKTGNPLHTKA; from the coding sequence ATGAATAGGGGTTACAAGTATTGTCTCTATCCTTCAGAACAGGATAAGCATGAACTGGAAAAGCATCTTGAACTGTGCCGACAAATCTACAACCACTTCCCTGAAGAACTCAACCCAGAAGAAAATATTTTAGGGAAGGGACTTACCGAAGTTACGCCTGCGGAGACTGCAACCTCTACAGACAACAAACACCAGATTCAGTTCTGTAATGTACCTGCAAGTAGCGTCATCAAAACAGGAAACCCCCTCCACACCAAAGCATAA
- a CDS encoding DUF92 domain-containing protein produces the protein MDAIIGVGIATVLAVLSYHKEILDRGGSLAAFLMGSVVSVFGGLEWLVLLISFVIIAWVATKFEYEYKAHKDINEGENGERCVKNVIANGMVPVAIVLLAWIYTTYIQNPVQIQTMAVETMYTPYTGYELVFMGAYIGAIATATSDTIASEIGTLDSETRLITNLKKEVKTGANGGVSLAGELASIIGGLTIGLIAYLAFGIEFALIVGPIAGFLGCNIDSLLGATLEKKGILNNEHVNLVATLSGAIIGALLMLI, from the coding sequence ATGGACGCCATAATAGGGGTTGGGATAGCTACAGTTCTAGCAGTACTATCTTATCATAAGGAAATACTGGATCGTGGAGGCAGTTTAGCAGCATTTCTGATGGGCAGTGTTGTAAGCGTTTTCGGTGGACTTGAATGGCTAGTGCTATTAATATCCTTTGTAATCATAGCTTGGGTTGCAACCAAATTCGAGTATGAGTATAAAGCACATAAGGATATTAACGAGGGAGAGAACGGTGAAAGATGTGTCAAAAATGTGATAGCCAACGGGATGGTTCCAGTAGCCATAGTCTTATTGGCCTGGATATACACCACATACATACAGAATCCAGTTCAGATACAAACCATGGCTGTGGAAACGATGTACACACCATATACTGGATATGAACTCGTTTTCATGGGAGCTTATATAGGTGCGATAGCAACAGCAACATCGGATACCATCGCTAGCGAGATAGGTACTCTGGACAGTGAAACAAGATTGATAACCAACCTTAAAAAAGAGGTGAAGACCGGGGCAAACGGCGGAGTATCCCTGGCCGGAGAACTAGCCAGCATAATCGGTGGACTAACAATAGGATTAATAGCATACTTAGCGTTTGGAATAGAATTTGCCTTAATAGTAGGACCGATTGCCGGTTTTTTAGGCTGCAACATCGATAGTTTGCTCGGCGCAACACTAGAAAAAAAAGGCATATTGAACAACGAACATGTAAATCTAGTAGCAACGTTATCAGGAGCAATAATCGGTGCATTACTAATGTTAATCTAA
- a CDS encoding 30S ribosomal protein S3ae translates to MSKRKSRKFGWEAKDWYTVMAPEIFGEDKIGETPADEPSKVTGRVIETTVGDLTGDFSKNNVKLYFKINKVSGNEAYTQFIGHELTSDYIGSLIRRRTDKIDLTVDVLTQDGYKIRVKPILFTVKRGKSSQKKGLRKKATEVIKTKAKTMEYQQFTQELVTGQIASEIYQTVKSIYPLRRVEIRKSEVTAQPDEIEEIPEGFEETAEEAGIDIEKTEPEETEPEETEPEETEPEK, encoded by the coding sequence ATGTCAAAAAGAAAATCAAGAAAATTTGGATGGGAAGCCAAAGACTGGTACACAGTAATGGCTCCCGAAATATTTGGAGAAGACAAAATAGGAGAAACACCAGCAGACGAACCATCTAAAGTAACAGGCAGAGTAATAGAAACAACCGTCGGCGACCTAACAGGAGACTTCTCAAAAAACAACGTCAAACTATACTTCAAAATCAACAAAGTATCAGGAAACGAAGCATACACACAATTCATCGGACACGAACTAACAAGCGACTACATAGGCAGCCTAATACGAAGAAGAACCGACAAAATAGACCTAACAGTAGACGTACTCACACAAGACGGATACAAAATAAGAGTCAAACCAATACTATTCACAGTAAAAAGAGGAAAATCCTCACAGAAAAAAGGACTACGCAAAAAAGCAACCGAAGTCATAAAAACAAAAGCAAAAACAATGGAATACCAACAATTCACCCAAGAACTAGTAACAGGACAAATCGCAAGCGAAATATACCAAACAGTAAAATCAATATACCCATTAAGAAGAGTCGAAATAAGAAAAAGCGAAGTAACAGCACAACCAGACGAAATAGAAGAAATACCAGAAGGCTTCGAAGAAACAGCAGAAGAAGCCGGAATAGACATAGAAAAAACAGAACCCGAAGAAACAGAACCCGAAGAAACAGAACCCGAAGAAACAGAACCCGAAAAATAG
- a CDS encoding serine--tRNA ligase: MEIMLELKLKGKILLSDTANQEVTKDINKLLKTADQDILKKGAPEKMGATIKNWNVIEDQIEISIKSNRYVRAHEALIRLINPLSNKLGPKHHIGVRGIEIKEYQAHIKQELTEQEKKRFKKEMKNLRWISKIETKEGIKLHLTNLSESDIRNGVIDRLLKLTNEVITDDEEITYKVSEIEPGTTIKQSEKRELKLKTDPTTKASEKGWIKKFPGKGQWIYMPPYTKLFNALSELAKKHIPEKTGFNEAMFPKLIPLSIMNKMKYLEGLPEGMYYTSNPKRDDELYSLFKKELKILGEPPVDILEKGLKKPGYVLAPAQCEPFYQMFTHEMLSKENLPIKLYDNSGFTYRWEGGGSKGLDRVNEFQRNELVWIGKPKQTEKVANQVLDAYIDFIDKYIQPEWHIEVGDDPFYLEGRHGELDDIEYPDIPKREIRVKMPGNEEGLSIGSVNLHGTHFVKGFSIRSPYKEPLWTGCAGLGLSRWVIAFLAYNGFNPENWPKEIKNKTQPLPETPYTLEWP, from the coding sequence ACTAAAAACAGCAGACCAAGACATACTAAAAAAAGGAGCACCCGAAAAAATGGGTGCAACAATAAAAAACTGGAACGTAATTGAAGACCAAATCGAGATCTCAATAAAAAGCAATAGGTACGTAAGAGCACACGAAGCCCTAATACGACTCATAAATCCACTTTCAAATAAATTAGGTCCAAAACACCATATCGGAGTTCGAGGCATAGAAATCAAAGAATACCAAGCACACATAAAACAAGAACTAACAGAACAAGAAAAAAAGAGATTCAAAAAAGAAATGAAAAACCTAAGGTGGATATCAAAAATCGAAACAAAAGAAGGCATAAAACTCCACCTAACAAACCTAAGTGAAAGCGACATAAGAAACGGAGTAATAGACCGGTTATTAAAACTAACAAACGAAGTCATAACCGACGACGAAGAAATAACATACAAGGTCTCAGAGATAGAGCCAGGAACCACAATAAAACAAAGCGAAAAAAGAGAACTAAAACTGAAAACAGATCCAACAACAAAAGCAAGTGAAAAAGGATGGATAAAAAAATTCCCAGGAAAAGGCCAGTGGATCTACATGCCACCATACACAAAACTATTCAATGCACTATCAGAACTAGCAAAAAAACACATACCGGAAAAAACCGGTTTCAACGAAGCAATGTTCCCAAAACTCATCCCACTATCAATAATGAACAAAATGAAATACTTAGAGGGATTGCCAGAAGGCATGTACTACACATCAAACCCAAAAAGAGACGACGAACTATACAGCCTATTCAAAAAAGAACTAAAAATACTTGGAGAACCACCAGTAGACATACTAGAAAAAGGACTGAAAAAACCAGGATACGTACTCGCCCCAGCACAATGCGAACCATTCTACCAAATGTTCACCCATGAAATGCTAAGTAAAGAAAACCTCCCAATAAAACTATACGACAACTCAGGATTCACATATCGATGGGAAGGAGGAGGTTCAAAAGGCCTCGACAGAGTAAACGAATTCCAAAGAAACGAGTTAGTCTGGATCGGAAAGCCAAAACAAACCGAAAAAGTAGCAAACCAAGTACTAGACGCATACATAGACTTCATAGACAAATACATACAACCAGAATGGCACATCGAAGTCGGAGACGACCCATTCTACCTAGAAGGAAGACACGGCGAGTTAGACGACATCGAATATCCAGACATACCAAAAAGAGAAATCCGAGTCAAAATGCCCGGAAACGAAGAAGGTTTAAGCATCGGCAGCGTAAATTTACATGGAACACATTTTGTCAAAGGTTTCTCAATAAGATCACCATACAAAGAACCGCTCTGGACCGGTTGCGCAGGCCTAGGTCTAAGCAGATGGGTAATAGCATTCCTAGCATACAACGGATTCAACCCAGAAAACTGGCCAAAAGAAATAAAAAACAAAACACAACCACTACCCGAAACACCATACACACTAGAATGGCCATAA